Proteins encoded together in one Lentisphaerota bacterium window:
- a CDS encoding exopolysaccharide biosynthesis protein: MIAQPPVTANAHTHTPTPVPPLGEKLDTLIAGLPPDGVTLATILDSVGQDGFLLLTVFLTLIFLVPVSIPGVSTVFGFAILMIGVSRLFNCPVWMPSRLAHRVLPADKLRVAFIQGSKWVRRLERVSRPHRLNGLVASHSATFLNNGALILGAALLMAPFGLIPFSNTFPALAILFLAVGLMQKDGLCILIGHCANLLTILYFTLLTVGGVAAILEAVRRLFARA, from the coding sequence ATGATCGCACAGCCTCCTGTCACAGCGAATGCCCACACACACACGCCAACCCCCGTCCCCCCCCTCGGCGAGAAGTTGGACACCTTGATCGCCGGGCTGCCCCCAGATGGTGTGACGCTGGCCACGATTCTGGATTCTGTTGGGCAGGATGGTTTTCTCTTGCTCACGGTCTTTTTGACGCTTATCTTTCTGGTCCCCGTCTCCATCCCGGGCGTCAGCACGGTTTTCGGGTTTGCGATCCTGATGATCGGCGTCAGCCGTCTTTTCAACTGTCCCGTGTGGATGCCAAGCCGCCTCGCACACCGCGTCTTGCCCGCAGATAAACTGCGCGTGGCGTTCATTCAAGGCAGCAAATGGGTGCGTCGCCTCGAACGCGTGAGCCGCCCGCATCGCCTCAATGGACTGGTCGCGTCTCACTCGGCGACGTTTCTTAACAACGGCGCCCTGATTCTGGGAGCTGCGCTGCTCATGGCGCCCTTCGGTCTGATCCCCTTCAGCAACACCTTCCCAGCCCTAGCTATCCTGTTTCTCGCCGTTGGGCTCATGCAAAAAGACGGCCTTTGCATTCTCATTGGCCATTGCGCCAACCTGCTCACGATCCTTTATTTCACCCTACTGACGGTCGGCGGTGTCGCGGCCATTCTCGAGGCTGTGCGACGTCTCTTCGCCCGGGCCTAA